A single Anopheles arabiensis isolate DONGOLA chromosome 2, AaraD3, whole genome shotgun sequence DNA region contains:
- the LOC120895702 gene encoding serine-rich adhesin for platelets isoform X4, which yields MQQVDDPPYLTVGTEVSAKYKGAFCEAKVRKVVRNIKCKVAYKQQGLGSGVVSDDQIKGALRVGATVEVKHPERKEYVEATLTKIQDCSQYTVVFDDGDITTLRRSALCLKSGRHFNESETLDQLPLTHPEHFGNPVIGGRRGRRSRHLLPDESSDEEDEPTTHSRSNASDKEENIGKVVCVETSDNKKKNPKENWFPGLVVAPTAQDTVRIRVKDEYLVRSFKDGRYYTVPKKEATEFTRDSVNKSEAAAVSAAIEYMDNDVLPPHWDREALFGTSGSCSDSDQELETDSSDDEPTEEKDHFVAQLYKFMDDRGTPLNKAPSITNRDVDLYRLFRAVQKLHGYNRVTSQNQWKQIALRLGFSPATASITNLVKQAYKKFLFSFEEFNRKLGCTMVPHPKTSRTKGRSLVRASSVQSPKLPEKEKLLTAKEKAASVAAADASAKASSSSAAAAAAAAAAAASAAASAAAAAAATEASNSAVEESGNTSESSAAESAVLRPSSTKRKAGGGKVKALVDKFEEKEKERDKEKSVGKGGGGESSGSSGGSKKEESVTPASAKKEKQLGGKAKPAETTVVEKRGRKRKDADSVDSKKDERETTATGGSSASTGGAGSNVKQEKHPASSRKEDGGPPNSGSGGGGGGGGGGSSGNGSGPGSGGGRSISPGSAVSGGTVPDFPIEVGDKLKVYYDEQKVTYEAKVIEIAKQEGNPIYLVHYTGWNTRYDEWVRKERIAENLTNSKTKKGKSSGNTPTAGGPSTKQASSSNAGSTLTAGDKTPKIGKRSRGNSKGEQSSGPGGNSTPRSTTPNVGRNKSPATPSNRRPLTRGGSSAATGSSLSASAAAAGRRTSNNTDISSSLSVPTDPDNTSDTDSDEPMLKKCTTNSTSSTTSSNSSISISSTSTKGFKELKSPGSPASDTTTTTTTTAGAAEGGPNSSSSITDVPKHLIPKQEPNLLSTAEVKESVSSSNTPLATIKKELAAAVPIKEEESTVTEEDDEPEKSSESETLSEEDSSQSSNKAFSSSPITTMVDSDTAETPLAAGLVLSPKISSSPPPSVERDDSSSTEPLITVANKAADAKAASLEKAAAASSKKELAEGGAGTEKAASASATPGKPPVKTYGTAATIIANSEKMAFCTVRDASSENELIIQPNAAAPKESVQESPQKNLPHPTPQTVGMSPSLPARTKTGQKEEDKPAVGAVMTSPSSTASRTSGTSSLTPVKASFGASPSATASNNSKEESTIASSQSVIMAAGMGTRAIKSPKSSPSTATQSTAAPDEGKPATSTGGPASVQTPTITSFGSLRGDKKQGSLQYSGTGPTGTGMERKFILGREGSSAFSSPSNTASAQSALSAAPATPKHGGGGLLGEKKHFSSSTLTPAQNKLLSKEALSIKSIFESTANRMDEKISDVYEFEDEYDDQDTGSGALGGVGSASGTAGGGATVPRKLVSDVPPAEVVSSLSLTPSAASSTATDEKRKKPLQRKSMAASSLPDPLDTTGFGTGGYSPATKRAKKPSPMKPEPPAGLENKSPKGAGGLLRRETKEKEEKEQKLPVEAESAAPSTELHRTPIYSAEALKEKSTVKVAATPTGPPVVTTCSPVGLTTAFVQTPVKSDSTFDVLRKSPSFNLVTPGPLGAKEETFKSQDEIETKPTPPPLPATTTPGIFTPVISASSAGSGGVGDRSISSALYPHGKGPSTSVLLAKAGDDSPKEEPTLENCKKYFNDMNFEFDAPTVKKPPSIADKVLKALSQQQQQAIKSEKPEFPKYMSSVMHHHSLPSTPKSIMNSGLLSSPAMESGTPMSFASAPHPAIKSEAIGSIGGSIATTISSYTSSVTVSAPPPNTGYLSNEVLSSAKSHETSTTLGMKKEPEESHNSIVKSAPISTTDPKTSHPPQTPPSSSSVSTTTPTPTNTGGGHKLHTLEQIPTSRSNDLTETLRKLDPDPRFAHDDESTDSNDSDNRLIIEDAESQGSGDPVPAVPAAHPPPAALTGSTSAVMPSTTAVIVHYDSKQPVPSSVISAKKELFEERPRSTAASSSSSSSITHEMASAASAAAVAAVADKEKLILKQDRAPTTTTTTTITPDTPSQTKEEPVKPLSGVSAPATTVEKKTSGGAKQSLLETIIQMNTPGRGMSSEEYLMHKVHEQQQQQSSVQRDAESRKDAAATAQKLQDSSAVPASTSVITSTASGDPVASSTTQSPKQEQHNAQSQAQAPNNESLSLLLCEETIPGSPAPKDQDRLPPSTVGRKVYAEPPLVPTSTSSSSSSFLPPQNIQTATDLKPVPMDLEPPVVTITIGGNTTISSTSQSGAAGAYASNLQQQQQQQQQQQQQQALRNKINTSGVESTVDTPNSSPRDSVSQDETHDHESLSPVKKRRQRKPSEEPTLKRRRTVNTSLGGYGSANNGSNSGSGYGRSQRGLTTSNATDSEDNSDTIAAFHRSSSSTLIFVGSKTGRPCQYNFLVNLDPSLNSNQRIVIIKKKIQELRKTYNSIKAELASIDRRRKKLRRRERENKKQAKLNSASAGNN from the exons ATGCAG CAAGTGGACGATCCCCCTTATTTGACTGTAGGAACGGAGGTTAGCGCCAAATACAAGGGGGCGTTCTGCGAGGCCAAGGTACGCAAGGTCGTGCGCAACATCAAATGCAAGGTCGCGTACAAACAGCAGGGCCTCGGGTCTGGCGTCGTCTCGGACGATCAGATCAAGGGCGCACTGCGGGTGGGTGCGACGGTCGAGGTGAAGCATCCGGAGCGGAAGGAGTACGTGGAGGCGACGCTGACCAAAATCCAGGATTGCTCGCAGTACACGGTGGTGTTCGATGACGGCGACAttacgacgctccggcgtagTGCGCTGTGCTTGAAGAGCGGACGGCACTTTAACGAAAGTGAAACGCTGGATCAGCTGCCGCTAACGCATCCGGAGCATTTCGGAAACCCGGTCATCGGTGGACGAAGGGGACGCAG ATCGCGACACCTTCTGCCCGACGAAAGTTCGGACGAGGAAGACGAACCGACCACCCACTCGCGCTCGAACGCGAGCGACAAGGAAGAGAACATCGGGAAAGTGGTGTGCGTGGAAACGAGCgacaacaagaagaagaatccgAAAGAGAACTGGTTCCCCGGGCTGGTGGTGGCTCCCACTGCCCAGGACACGGTGCGGATTCGGGTGAAGGACGAATACTTGGTGCGCTCGTTCAAGGATGGCCGTTACTACACGGTCCCGAAGAAGGAAGCGACCGAGTTTACCCGTGACAGTGTGAACAAGTCGGAAGCAGCGGCCGTCTCGGCGGCGATTGAGTACATGGACAATGATGTACTTCCACCGCACTGGGACCGGGAGGCACTGTTCGGCACTTCCGGCAGCTGTAGCGACTCCGATCAGGAGCTGGAGACGGACAGCTCGGACGATGAGCCTACCGAGGAGAAGGATCACTTTGTAGCGCAGCTGTACAAGTTTATGGACGATCGTGGAACGCCTCTGAACAAAGCGCCATCGATCACGAACCGGGACGTCGACCTGTACCGATTGTTTCGTGCGGTACAGAAGCTGCACGGTTACAATCGTGTTACGAGTCAAAACCAGTGGAAACAGATTGCCCTCCGGTTGGGCTTTTCGCCTGCCACGGCGAGCATTACGAATTTGGTGAAACAAGCGTacaaaaagtttcttttttcgtttgaagAGTTCAACCGAAAGCTTGGCTGTACGATGGTGCCGCATCCAAAGACTAGTCGCACGAAGGGGCGCAGTCTGGTGCGGGCCAGCTCGGTTCAGTCACCGAAGCTAccggaaaaggaaaagctaCTGACGGCGAAGGAGAAAGCAGCTtcggtggcggcggctgatGCATCCGCGAAGGCAAGCAGttcctcagcagcagcagcagcagcagctgcggcagcggcggcctCAGCAGCtgcatcggcagcagcagcagcagcagctacggAAGCATCCAACTCGGCGGTAGAGGAGTCGGGAAATACGAGTGAATCGAGCGCGGCAGAAAGTGCTGTACTGAGACCGAGCAGCACCAAGCGAAAAGCAGGCGGCGGCAAGGTGAAAGCACTGGTGGACAAGTtcgaagagaaagagaaggaacgCGACAAGGAGAAATCGGTTGGCAAAGGAGGAGGCGGTGAGAGCAGTGGGTCGTCCGGTGGTagcaaaaaggaggaaagtGTAACACCCGCGTCGGCTAAGAAGGAGAAGCAGCTTGGCGGGAAAGCAAAGCCTGCTGAAACGACGGTTGTGGAGAAACGTGGCCGCAAACGGAAGGATGCTGACTCCGTGGACTCCAAGAAGGACGAACGAGAAACCACCGCAACGGGGGGCAGTAGTGCAAGTACGGGAGGTGCCGGCAGCAACGTAAAGCAGGAGAAACATCCCGCGAGCAGTAGGAAGGAAGATGGTGGTCCTCCGAATAGTGGAAGtggcggaggtggtggtggtggtggtggcggaagTAGTGGAAACGGATCCGGTCCTGGGTCAGGCGGTGGGAGGAGCATTAGTCCAGGAAGTGCAGTGTCAGGGGGAACTGTTCCCGATTTCCCGATCGAAGTAGGCGACAAGCTCAAGGTGTACTACGACGAGCAGAAGGTGACGTACGAAGCGAAGGTGATCGAGATCGCCAAACAGGAAGGAAACCCTATCTATCTGGTACACTATACTGGGTGGAACACGAG GTACGATGAATGGGTTCGCAAAGAACGTATTGCGGAGAATCTGACcaatagcaaaacaaagaagGGCAAATCTTCTGGCAATACGCCGACGGCGGGCGGGCCATCGACGAAACAAGCATCGTCGTCCAATGCTGGCTCCACACTCACTGCGGGTGATAAAACCCCGAAGATCGGCAAGCGTAGCCGCGGCAACTCGAAAGGCGAACAGAGCAGTGGTCCGGGCGGAAATTCTACGCCTCGTTCGACGACCCCCAATGTGGGGCGGAATAAATCACCCGCCACTCCGTCCAACCGAAGGCCGCTCACACGGGGCGGCTCTTCGGCAGCTACGGGTTCGTCCCTTTCCGCgtctgccgccgctgccggtCGGCGCACGTCCAACAACACGGACATTTCGTCCTCCCTGTCCGTTCCGACCGATCCGGATAACACCAGCGACACCGATTCGGACGAGCCGATGCTGAAAAAAtgcaccaccaacagcacctCGTCGACCACCTCGTCCAACTCGTCGATTTCCATCTCGTCGACGAGCACGAAA GGTTTCAAGGAGCTGAAGTCACCCGGTTCACCGGCCTCAGACACAACCACAACTACGACGACCACGGCCGGCGCAGCCGAGGGTGGCCCCAACTCATCGTCCTCCATCACGGACGTTCCGAAGCATCTCATACCGAAGCAGGAGCCGAATCTGCTGTCGACAGCCGAGGTGAAGGAGTCTGTTTCCAGCTCGAACACACCACTGGCAACGATCAAGAAAGAGCTAGCCGCAGCAGTACCGATCAAAGAGGAAGAATCGACCGTCACCGAGGAGGACGATGAACCGGAAAAGTCGTCCGAATCGGAAACGCTCAGTGAAGAAGATTCATCGCAGTCTTCGAACAAAGCGTTCTCTAGCTCCCCGATCACAACGATGGTCGATTCGGATACGGCCGAAACTCCGCTGGCTGCTGGGCTTGTACTGAGCCCAAAGATATCATCCTCTCCACCACCCAGCGTGGAACGCGATGATTCCTCTTCCACCGAGCCACTCATCACGGTAGCTAACAAGGCAGCGGACGCAAAGGCCGCCTCGCTGGAGAAGGCAGCTGCTGcaagcagcaaaaaggaaCTAGCTGAGGGTGGAGCGGGCACTGAAAAGGCAGCCTCTGCTTCAGCGACGCCCGGCAAACCTCCAGTCAAGACGTACGGTACAGCTGCAACGATCATTGCCAATTCTGAAAAGATGGCATTTTGTACAGTGCGCGATGCGAGCTCGGAAAATGAGCTGATAATACAACCGAACGCGGCAGCACCGAAAGAATCCGTGCAGGAATCGCCTCAGAAAAATCTTCCACACCCAACCCCTCAGACGGTGGGGATGTCTCCTTCCCTACCAGCGCGTACGAAAACGGGACAAAAGGAGGAGGATAAACCAGCTGTTGGAGCAGTTATGACGTCTCCCTCTTCTACAGCCAGTCGAACATCCGGCACTTCTTCACTGACACCGGTAAAAGCAAGCTTTGGAGCGTCCCCATCGGCTACGGCTAGCAATAATAGCAAAGAGGAATCAACGATTGCGTCTTCCCAAAGTGTAATCATGGCGGCCGGAATGGGTACGCGAGCAATAAAGTCACCCAAGTCATCTCCCTCGACAGCAACACAGTCGACGGCAGCACCAGATGAAGGTAAACCTGCAACATCGACCGGCGGGCCAGCAAGCGTTCAAACGCCAACGATCACCAGCTTTGGATCGTTGCGTGGCGATAAAAAGCAAGGCAGCTTGCAATACTCCGGCACGGGACCGACCGGGACAGGCATGGAGAGGAAATTCATCCTTGGACGGGAAGGATCGTCCGCATTTTCGTCACCATCAAACACTGCTTCCGCACAATCTGCACTTTCCGCAGCACCGGCGACACCGAAGCATGGAGGTGGCGGTTTGCTGGGTGAGAAGAAACACTTTTCCTCGTCGACGCTAACGCCGGCCCAGAACAAGCTGCTCAGCAAGGAAGCCCTATCGATCAAGTCGATCTTTGAGTCGACCGCGAACCGGATGGATGAAAAGATTTCCGACGTGTATGAGTTTGAGGACGAGTACGACGATCAGGATACGGGAAGCGGTGCTCTTGGCGGTGTGGGAAGTGCCAGCGGGACCGCCGGCGGCGGAGCAACAGTTCCACGAAAGCTCGTATCGGACGTTCCACCTGCCGAGGTTGTCAGCTCACTGTCGCTAACACCATCCGCAGCATCTTCCACCGCGACGgacgaaaagaggaagaaaccATTGCAACGTAAATCAATGGCAGCTTCGTCGCTGCCGGATCCATTGGACACGACCGGCTTCGGAACGGGTGGCTACAGTCCGGCCACAAAGCGAGCAAAGAAACCGTCACCTATGAAGCCGGAACCGCCGGCAGGGTTGGAAAACAAATCACCGAAAGGGGCAGGCGGTTTGCTACGCCGCGAGacaaaggaaaaggaggaaaaggagcaGAAACTTCCGGTCGAGGCCGAATCCGCAGCGCCAAGTACGGAATTGCATCGCACACCGATATATTCGGCAGAAGCACTTAAAGAAAAGTCGACCGTAAAGGTAGCAGCGACACCGACCGGTCCACCGGTTGTTACTACCTGCTCTCCAGTCGGGCTAACGACGGCCTTTGTGCAAACCCCCGTAAAGAGTGACTCAACGTTCGATGTGCTACGAAAATCGCCCAGCTTTAATCTGGTCACGCCCGGTCCGCTGGGAGCGAAGGAGGAAACGTTTAAATCGCAGGACGAAATCGAAACCAAACCCACGCCGCCGCCATTGCCAGCAACGACAACTCCTGGCATCTTTACGCCAGTTATTTCAGCCTCGTCAGCTGGCAGTGGTGGAGTGGGCGATCGGTCCATCTCTTCGGCGCTTTATCCACACGGCAAGGGACCGTCCACGTCGGTGCTGCTTGCGAAAGCCGGCGACGACAGTCCGAAGGAGGAGCCGACATTGGAAAATTGTAAGAAATACTTTAACGATATGAACTTTGAGTTCGACGCACCGACCGTGAAGAAACCGCCGTCCATTGCGGACAAGGTGCTGAAGGCTTTaagccaacagcagcagcaagcgatAAAATCGGAAAAGCCAGAGTTCCCGAAGTATATGTCTAGCGTGATGCATCACCACTCTCTCCCGAGCACACCGAAATCGATTATGAACAGCGGGCTGCTGTCCTCACCGGCGATGGAAAGTGGTACGCCAATGTCCTTCGCGTCCGCACCACATCCAGCGATCAAGTCGGAAGCTATAGGCAGCATTGGAGGTAGCATTGCCACCACCATATCGTCCTACACGTCATCGGTGACGGTTAGCGCTCCCCCGCCTAATACGGGATATTTGAGCAATGAGGTGCTAAGTTCGGCAAAATCCCACGAAACAAGTACGACTCTTGGCATGAAGAAGGAACCGGAAGAATCGCACAATTCAATAGTAAAATCTGCGCCGATCAGTACCACCGATCCAAAGACGAGCCATCCACCGCAAACACcaccatccagcagcagcgtgaGCACTACCACCCCCACCCCCACCAACACTGGCGGCGGTCATAAGTTGCACACGCTTGAACAAATCCCCACATCACGCAGTAATGATCTAACTGAAACGCTTCGAAAACTGGATCCGGATCCCAGGTTCGCACACGACGATGAATCTACGGACAGTAACGATTCTGATAATCGGTTAATCATTGAGGACGCAGAATCGCAAGGTAGCGGTGATCCCGTGCCAGCTGTCCCGGCGGCACATCCTCCACCGGCAGCACTAACCGGCAGCACATCCGCCGTCATGCCCAGCACGACAGCGGTGATAGTGCATTACGACAGCAAGCAGCCCGTGCCATCGTCGGTGATATCAGCCAAAAAGGAGCTGTTTGAAGAGAGGCCACGGTCTACTGCTgcctcctcatcctcctcctcctccatcaCGCACGAAATGGCTTCCGCAGCGTCAGCAGCTGCCGTTGCCGCTGTTGCGGATAAGGAGAAGCTGATCCTGAAACAAGACCGAGcaccaaccacaacaacaacaaccacaataACACCGGACACGCCGTCCCAAACGAAGGAAGAACCCGTGAAACCACTGTCTGGCGTATCTGCACCTGCAACGACGGTGGAAAAGAAGACATCGGGCGGTGCAAAGCAGAGCCTACTGGAGACAATCATACAGATGAATACGCCCGGCCGTGGCATGAGCTCCGAGGAGTACTTGATGCACAAAGTACacgaacaacagcagcagcaatcatcGGTGCAGCGTGATGCAGAAAGTCGTAAGGACGCCGCCGCCACAGCTCAGAAGCTTCAAGATAGCAGCGCTGTTCCAGCATCAACGTCCGTGATAACTTCAACGGCATCAGGCGACCCGGTAGCATCCTCCACCACGCAATCTCCAAAACAGGAGCAGCACAATGCTCAATCCCAAGCCCAGGCGCCCAACAATGAATCACTCTCGTTGCTTCTCTGTGAGGAAACGATACCGGGCTCACCGGCGCCCAAGGACCAGGATCGATTGCCACCGTCCACGGTCGGGCGTAAGGTGTACGCCGAGCCACCGTTGGTTCCGACCTCAACATCTTCTTCCTCATCGTCCTTCCTTCCACcgcaaaacattcaaacagcCACCGATCTGAAACCGGTTCCGATGGATCTAGAACCACCGGTAGTAACGATAACAATCGGTGGCAATACCACGATCAGTAGCACCAGCCAGAGTGGTGCAGCGGGTGCTTACGCTTCcaatttgcagcagcagcagcagcaacaacagcagcaacaacaacagcaagcattgaggaacaaaataaacaccagCGGAGTTGAGTCCACTGTCGACACGCCAAACAGCTCTCCGAGGGATTCCGTTAGCCAGGATGAGA CACACGATCACGAATCGTTGTCACCGGTGAAGAAACGGCGCCAGCGGAAGCCGAGCGAAGAGCCAACGCTCAAACGCCGGCGAACGGTCAACACCAGCCTGGGCGGCTACGGAAGTGCAAACAATGGTTCCAACAGTGGCAGTGGTTATGGCCGTAGTCAAAGAGGTCTTACTACAAGCAATG CGACAGATAGTGAGGATAATTCCGACACTATAGCGGCATTCCATCGATCGTCCTCGTCGACGTTGATCTTTGTCGGTAGCAAAACGGGGCGTCCCTGTCAGTACAATTTTCTGGTCAATTTAG ATCCATCCCTGAACAGCAATCAGCGGATAGTGATAATTAAGAAAAAGATCCAGGAGCTGCGCAAAACGTACAACTCGATCAAAGCCGAGCTGGCCAGTATCGATCGCAGGCGCAAGAAGCTTCGCCGCCGGGAGCGAGAAAACAAGAAGCAAGCCAAACTGAACAGTGCCAGCGCCGGCAATAACTAA